From Flavobacterium lipolyticum, one genomic window encodes:
- a CDS encoding DUF5977 domain-containing protein has product MKKSFIPFLIFVLLLSISKTVAQNDADRQPQITPPYPATADLGNYGNVPVGLFTGSPSVNLELYTLKEGGNTIPLSMSYNSNGVQVDAIPRQLGIDWNLIATGVITRSVVDQPDDEIAFYNVDASLIDCIPNDTARNIAGANQVDTEKDVFSLNAFGLSVKFIFADDRRNTIQIEQSKIKIVYEGGFFTVIDVDGTVYTFGGTNAVEESLSRNEGVSGPVPPVQYNTAWYLTKIQKPGGVSPVVFSYSQEWMRFYSSYFQKAVSTQQNIRSTGYMSGISQPRTQTYKNKQYHKTSLLKEIKINNKKIIFDYDYKNPPAEFQSHNSKQLISIKVYNDTINLANSLIKKIDFNYDQITPSNIGANGYTNVDQKLIFLKEVREQGKSSSAEFVKYSFDYYQPEKLPARHSFAKDLYGYFNGGNGVNDLIFNNISTSTVPGNECYSSPLFTAYKSIGSLRAPNDLHTYCGMLKSIYYPTKGKTVLEYESNKLVANVFVKGKNVSTVTVDCMDSTTGVSIPFQIGKRQVVAISGNVGIGDEEGLCENYFAAPHHVTGQKVVVKILDASTDAILYSFDNTQERVINKEVCLEAGWYKITVKASKCSFGNASIKFFPTGMEPHWENKETSMAGVRVMRTTDYDNNGSANVKRYYYGTLNNLETSSGSFATIDPYITENIDVSDVDLIDLGQYTGDISTRDFVRTFTVTSSPKKTLISFDGTTIGYSSVVESWGGDHFENGGIENIFDVHSDIEPLMLCQEIIRNVNYSNSHLNGKLRKKRIFKKENSLVKNISVEQYFYDAKPELEYSKNNFVGIPYYSAKNFVLYVINQYSITSRFSYLSKKIVSSFDIKGQNPVSVTTLYDYANNTHLQLTSESILNLNEEKELEKKYYYPDDLLNEPFMAELKTANRIGISIAIEKYRRGTLFSKDKTVYDKSTSTSNLLLLKAIYAAKFTNELLNIPNIGNLEKKITYDQYDDKGNILQYTPESGVPVSIIWGYNKTQPIAKIENVSYSSIPAGTIINLQELSNADTDNCMSDDCREQLLREALNALRNSFPNSFITTYTYNPLLGVTSIIDPKGVSSYYEYDSFGRLKFVKDQDLNVVQKYCYNYKGQQTDCSDNTSASEYFYKSAARNGSFTRNNCAAGGTGQMVSYSQAVGAYTSTISQADADSNGLNKFNTDGQAYANANGTCTFYSAAINRSITKNNCATGGAGSSIVYSQPYGAAFSNSSQAEADSKGLTKFNAEGQNFANTNGTCTFSNVSITGNFTKNNCVAGGVGQVVSYTLPAGSKTSTVSQADADSQAATLFNTNGQVNANAIGSCIFSSASLTGTFTKNSCFGGGVPQVVNYTLWAGAKTSTVSQADANAQATVLFNANGQIYANAIGTCTFSSVSKTGTFTKNNCPVEGVGQVVSYTLPAGSKTSTISQADADWQALALFNVNGQAKANATSICTFYNKAKSRMFVLSKCPEKSNTTYTVPAGQYSSTISQEDADAKAQKDINAFGKDFRKGKCW; this is encoded by the coding sequence ATGAAAAAATCCTTCATTCCTTTTTTGATTTTCGTTTTATTATTAAGTATTTCGAAAACAGTAGCGCAAAATGATGCTGATAGACAACCACAAATTACACCTCCATATCCTGCAACTGCTGATTTAGGGAATTATGGTAATGTTCCTGTTGGACTTTTTACAGGTTCACCTTCAGTAAATTTAGAATTATATACACTTAAAGAAGGTGGAAATACAATTCCTCTGTCGATGTCTTATAATTCAAATGGCGTTCAGGTAGATGCAATTCCCAGACAGCTTGGTATAGATTGGAATTTAATAGCTACTGGAGTAATTACTAGAAGTGTAGTGGATCAGCCGGATGATGAAATAGCTTTTTATAATGTTGATGCCTCATTGATTGATTGCATTCCAAATGATACCGCTAGGAATATAGCGGGAGCAAATCAGGTTGATACGGAGAAAGATGTTTTTAGTCTGAATGCATTTGGGTTGTCTGTCAAATTTATATTTGCAGATGATAGAAGAAATACAATCCAAATTGAACAGAGTAAAATTAAAATTGTTTACGAAGGTGGTTTTTTTACTGTCATAGACGTTGATGGAACTGTCTATACTTTTGGAGGAACGAATGCTGTTGAAGAGTCACTCAGCAGAAACGAAGGAGTCTCAGGCCCTGTCCCCCCAGTACAATATAACACCGCCTGGTATCTTACTAAAATTCAAAAGCCAGGTGGAGTATCACCAGTAGTTTTTTCTTATTCTCAAGAATGGATGAGATTTTACAGCTCTTATTTTCAAAAAGCAGTATCAACTCAACAGAATATACGTAGTACAGGTTATATGAGTGGTATTTCCCAACCAAGAACTCAGACGTATAAGAACAAACAATATCATAAAACATCATTATTAAAAGAGATAAAAATTAATAATAAGAAAATAATTTTTGATTATGATTATAAAAATCCGCCTGCGGAATTTCAGAGTCATAATTCAAAACAACTGATTTCTATTAAGGTTTATAATGACACTATCAATTTAGCAAATTCTCTAATTAAAAAAATCGATTTTAATTACGATCAAATAACACCATCCAATATTGGTGCTAATGGGTATACCAATGTTGATCAGAAATTAATATTTCTGAAAGAAGTGCGAGAACAAGGAAAAAGTTCATCAGCTGAATTTGTTAAATACTCCTTTGATTATTATCAGCCCGAAAAACTTCCGGCAAGGCATTCATTTGCAAAAGATTTATATGGTTATTTTAATGGAGGTAATGGGGTAAATGATCTTATTTTTAACAATATCTCTACCAGTACCGTTCCCGGAAATGAGTGTTATTCTTCTCCATTATTTACTGCTTATAAAAGTATTGGTTCATTGAGAGCTCCTAATGATTTACATACCTACTGTGGGATGTTGAAATCTATTTATTACCCAACTAAAGGAAAGACAGTTTTGGAGTATGAATCAAATAAACTTGTTGCAAATGTTTTTGTGAAAGGGAAAAATGTTTCAACTGTTACGGTTGATTGTATGGATAGTACAACAGGTGTTTCGATTCCCTTCCAAATTGGTAAAAGGCAGGTTGTTGCTATTTCTGGTAATGTTGGAATAGGTGATGAAGAAGGACTCTGTGAAAATTATTTTGCAGCGCCACACCATGTAACAGGGCAGAAAGTTGTTGTTAAAATTCTCGATGCGTCTACAGATGCTATTTTGTATTCGTTCGATAATACTCAGGAAAGGGTTATAAATAAAGAAGTATGCCTTGAAGCAGGTTGGTATAAAATTACGGTGAAAGCTTCAAAGTGCTCTTTTGGTAATGCGTCTATTAAGTTCTTTCCAACTGGGATGGAACCCCATTGGGAAAATAAAGAAACTTCGATGGCCGGAGTACGAGTTATGCGTACTACTGATTATGATAATAATGGATCTGCGAATGTAAAAAGATATTATTATGGCACTTTGAATAATTTGGAAACATCTTCGGGGTCATTTGCGACAATTGATCCTTATATAACGGAGAATATAGATGTTTCGGATGTTGATTTAATTGATTTGGGACAATATACAGGAGATATATCCACTAGAGATTTTGTTAGAACCTTCACTGTAACTTCCAGTCCAAAAAAAACCCTTATTTCATTTGACGGAACAACAATAGGATATAGTTCTGTAGTAGAGAGCTGGGGTGGGGATCATTTCGAAAATGGAGGTATTGAGAATATTTTTGATGTTCATAGTGACATTGAACCGTTAATGTTATGTCAGGAAATTATTAGAAATGTTAACTATTCTAATTCTCATTTAAATGGGAAACTTAGAAAGAAAAGAATCTTTAAAAAAGAAAATAGCTTGGTAAAAAATATATCAGTTGAACAATATTTTTATGATGCTAAACCCGAGTTAGAATACAGTAAAAATAATTTTGTAGGAATACCTTATTATAGCGCTAAAAATTTCGTACTGTACGTAATAAACCAATATTCGATTACAAGCAGATTTAGTTATTTATCAAAGAAAATAGTATCCTCATTTGACATTAAGGGGCAAAATCCTGTGTCAGTAACAACCTTATACGATTATGCTAATAATACCCATCTACAGTTAACATCAGAAAGTATTTTAAACTTAAATGAAGAGAAAGAGTTAGAAAAGAAATATTACTATCCTGATGATTTATTAAACGAGCCTTTTATGGCCGAGTTAAAAACAGCGAACAGAATCGGTATATCGATAGCTATTGAGAAATATAGGAGAGGAACACTTTTTTCTAAGGATAAAACAGTTTATGATAAAAGTACGTCAACTAGTAATTTATTGCTTCTAAAAGCGATATATGCAGCTAAGTTTACAAATGAACTCCTTAATATTCCTAATATAGGTAATCTTGAAAAGAAAATTACTTACGATCAGTATGATGATAAGGGAAACATTTTGCAATATACACCTGAATCAGGAGTACCGGTGTCTATAATCTGGGGATATAATAAAACACAACCTATTGCCAAAATTGAAAATGTATCTTATAGTTCGATCCCGGCAGGAACTATAATAAATTTACAGGAGCTTTCAAATGCAGATACTGATAATTGCATGTCAGATGATTGTAGGGAACAGTTATTGAGAGAGGCTTTGAATGCTTTAAGAAATTCTTTTCCAAATAGTTTTATTACCACTTATACTTACAATCCACTGCTTGGTGTTACAAGTATAATAGATCCGAAAGGAGTATCTTCTTATTATGAATATGATTCCTTTGGCAGATTGAAATTTGTAAAAGATCAGGATCTAAATGTAGTTCAAAAATATTGCTACAATTATAAAGGTCAGCAAACGGATTGCAGCGATAATACTTCGGCCAGCGAGTATTTCTATAAAAGTGCAGCCAGAAACGGATCGTTTACCAGAAATAATTGTGCTGCAGGAGGAACAGGTCAAATGGTGAGTTACAGTCAGGCGGTTGGGGCGTATACGTCTACGATTTCGCAGGCTGATGCGGACAGCAATGGTTTAAATAAATTTAATACTGATGGGCAAGCCTATGCCAATGCAAATGGGACCTGCACTTTTTACAGTGCCGCAATAAACCGATCTATTACTAAGAATAACTGCGCGACAGGAGGAGCAGGTTCAAGTATTGTCTATAGTCAGCCGTATGGCGCAGCCTTTTCTAATTCTTCACAGGCGGAAGCCGACAGTAAGGGATTAACTAAATTTAATGCTGAAGGACAAAACTTTGCAAATACAAATGGAACTTGTACTTTTTCTAACGTTAGCATAACAGGAAATTTTACCAAAAACAATTGCGTTGCAGGAGGTGTTGGACAGGTAGTTAGTTATACGCTTCCGGCAGGTTCAAAAACATCGACTGTTTCCCAAGCCGATGCAGATTCCCAAGCAGCAACCTTATTTAATACAAACGGGCAGGTAAATGCTAACGCTATTGGTTCCTGTATCTTTTCAAGTGCAAGTTTAACGGGTACATTTACTAAAAATAGTTGCTTTGGAGGAGGTGTGCCACAGGTCGTTAATTATACGCTGTGGGCAGGGGCGAAAACATCGACAGTTTCTCAGGCTGATGCAAATGCACAGGCAACAGTATTATTTAATGCAAACGGACAGATTTATGCTAATGCTATTGGAACTTGTACCTTTTCTAGTGTAAGCAAGACCGGTACATTTACTAAAAATAATTGTCCTGTTGAAGGTGTTGGGCAGGTCGTAAGTTATACACTTCCGGCAGGTTCAAAAACATCAACTATTTCTCAGGCTGATGCAGATTGGCAGGCATTAGCTTTATTTAATGTAAATGGACAAGCAAAAGCTAATGCGACAAGTATTTGTACTTTTTATAATAAAGCTAAAAGCAGAATGTTTGTACTGAGTAAGTGTCCCGAAAAAAGTAATACTACATATACTGTTCCTGCCGGGCAATATTCCTCTACAATTTCACAAGAAGATGCAGATGCAAAAGCTCAAAAAGATATCAATGCGTTTGGAAAAGATTTCCGTAAAGGGAAATGTTGGTAA
- a CDS encoding DUF6443 domain-containing protein: protein MKIYIAGVILLFFISESIKAQTLSNGNFIYTLSPKKPVKAANLSTLTKDEMSQTVTYFDGLGRPIQTIAIGQGTGDKDIVTPMEYDDFGRQVKEYLPYAVANGSNSYPMIDPKTAISAATIFYGKSEYDNTSNPFSQKAFEPSPLNRVLKQAAPGASWEMGKGHEIKIDYQANTDVDAVKLYKANTTWDAGLGLYDISFTDAGTYAEGRLYKTITHDENTTATPSESAGSTVEFKNTEGQVILKRTYNSGNPHDTYYVYDIYGNLTYVLPPKVSGAVNDEILNGLCYQYKYDYRNRLVEKKLPGKQWEFIVYDKLDRPVATGPAFSPFKDETAEGWLITKYDAFSRPVYTGWSSQTSNSATRKALQDAQNTAAVLFETKQSSGTIDDIPVYYSNNIAPTKFKLLTVTYYDNYNYPNAAVKPTTIEDQTVLDNAKGLVTGNWTRALTTASETSGETTTTFYDRKARAVSTRTQNYLSGYTNTDSKLDFIGKSLYTITKHKRTSGDTELIIREEYTYSPQDRLLTHTHQINGGTVELLADNTYDDLGQLIVKNVGNNTASPLQKVHYRYNIRGWLTGINNVENLQQDTDPVDLFAFKINYDKQPGNSQVQALYNGNISETYWKTNTDLTKRSYGYQYDNLNRLTSAIYSKPNDAIPISGAYNESLSYDKNGNIKSLQRYGTSDAPSIVFQTDDLTYDYLNENSNQLTRVTDGTAGNDNEGFIDANKIGDDFTYDANGNMITDKNKNITSITYNHLNLPLKITFATTGNIEYIYNANGVKLSKTVNKGTCITTITDYLGGFQYESMANKCTRAGRGYTGVLKFFPTAEGYVEPSGSSYKYIYQYKDHLGNIRLSYTKNPATQVLTIIDENNYYPFGLKHKGYNDYVAASNKYKYNGKELQDELGLNMYAMDIRQYDPAIGRWTVIDPVTHHTESPYSAFNNNPVFWKDPSGADSQISDLVKKLWDLTPDDGNVYTYTFNNEDPKKKTTTDAGHGDKTGCCVDPGTIDGSEYEKDYALKVEQSVNSWLNEWGIDNQSTRTGDIDKSGQKKIAWRLKAAKNHGSIIMVSIHIDSGGKDGLFAIYDKDNLESKSLAMKIASSYTFGLGDADGIKEDVRNLGIVQRFSGKASVLLELGGIANKNMRDRINTNSNLMGYDIARGMYLYLNGVEPPTPQTNKAPATTSPWPEMFNPFKF, encoded by the coding sequence ATGAAAATATATATAGCAGGAGTAATTTTACTATTCTTTATAAGTGAGAGTATCAAAGCTCAAACTTTAAGCAATGGCAACTTTATATACACCCTAAGTCCTAAAAAACCGGTTAAAGCAGCAAATCTAAGTACGCTGACCAAGGACGAAATGAGTCAGACTGTAACCTATTTTGACGGATTAGGCCGTCCGATACAAACCATTGCCATCGGTCAGGGAACAGGAGACAAAGACATTGTAACCCCTATGGAGTATGATGACTTTGGCCGGCAAGTCAAAGAATACCTGCCGTATGCAGTGGCCAATGGAAGCAACAGTTACCCCATGATCGACCCGAAAACAGCTATAAGTGCAGCAACCATCTTTTATGGTAAATCGGAATACGATAATACCTCAAATCCTTTCTCTCAAAAAGCATTTGAACCATCACCATTGAACCGCGTTTTAAAACAAGCTGCTCCGGGAGCTTCGTGGGAAATGGGCAAAGGCCATGAAATTAAAATCGATTACCAGGCCAATACCGATGTGGATGCGGTAAAACTCTACAAAGCCAATACTACTTGGGACGCAGGTTTAGGATTGTACGACATTAGTTTTACTGATGCAGGAACCTATGCGGAAGGAAGACTCTATAAAACGATTACGCACGATGAAAATACAACTGCAACCCCAAGCGAAAGTGCCGGTTCGACGGTAGAATTTAAAAATACCGAAGGGCAGGTTATCTTAAAAAGAACCTACAATTCAGGCAATCCACATGATACGTACTACGTTTACGATATTTATGGGAATCTGACCTATGTATTGCCCCCAAAAGTATCGGGTGCAGTTAATGACGAGATTCTAAACGGATTGTGTTACCAGTACAAATACGACTACCGCAATCGTCTGGTCGAGAAAAAACTGCCCGGAAAACAATGGGAGTTTATAGTGTACGACAAACTCGATCGTCCCGTAGCCACAGGACCGGCTTTTTCACCTTTTAAAGATGAAACTGCCGAAGGCTGGCTCATTACCAAATACGACGCCTTTAGCAGACCTGTTTATACGGGCTGGAGCAGTCAAACCTCAAATTCAGCTACCAGAAAGGCATTACAGGATGCCCAAAATACCGCTGCCGTTTTATTTGAAACGAAACAAAGTTCAGGAACCATAGACGATATACCGGTATACTACAGCAATAACATTGCTCCAACGAAATTTAAACTTTTAACCGTTACCTATTACGACAATTATAATTATCCTAATGCAGCTGTTAAGCCTACAACTATTGAAGATCAGACCGTTTTAGACAATGCCAAAGGTCTGGTAACCGGAAACTGGACAAGAGCCTTAACCACTGCCTCAGAAACATCAGGAGAAACCACCACTACCTTTTACGATCGAAAAGCCAGAGCAGTGAGTACTCGAACTCAGAATTATTTAAGCGGTTATACCAATACCGACAGCAAACTAGATTTTATTGGAAAGTCACTCTATACCATCACCAAACACAAACGTACCTCAGGAGATACCGAGCTCATCATAAGAGAAGAATACACCTATTCGCCGCAGGATCGTTTGCTGACGCACACCCACCAAATCAATGGCGGAACAGTAGAACTTTTGGCAGATAACACTTATGATGACTTAGGACAATTGATCGTTAAAAATGTAGGGAACAACACAGCAAGCCCTTTGCAGAAAGTACATTATAGGTACAACATTAGAGGCTGGCTTACCGGAATCAACAATGTGGAGAACCTACAGCAAGATACGGACCCGGTGGATTTGTTTGCCTTTAAGATTAATTACGACAAACAGCCGGGTAATTCACAGGTTCAGGCTTTGTACAACGGAAATATTTCAGAAACCTATTGGAAGACCAACACCGATCTTACCAAGCGTTCCTATGGGTATCAGTACGACAATCTGAATCGTTTAACCAGTGCAATTTACAGTAAACCCAATGATGCTATTCCGATTTCAGGGGCCTATAACGAAAGTTTGAGTTATGATAAAAACGGAAACATTAAATCTTTGCAGCGATATGGAACCAGTGATGCACCGTCTATTGTTTTTCAAACAGATGATTTGACTTATGATTATTTAAATGAAAACTCCAATCAACTGACCAGAGTAACCGACGGTACTGCCGGAAATGACAACGAGGGTTTTATAGATGCTAATAAAATCGGGGATGATTTTACCTATGATGCCAATGGAAATATGATTACCGATAAAAACAAAAACATTACTTCTATCACTTACAACCACTTGAATTTACCTCTAAAAATTACCTTTGCGACCACCGGAAATATTGAGTACATTTACAATGCCAATGGCGTAAAACTAAGTAAAACGGTTAATAAAGGCACTTGTATCACTACCATTACAGACTATTTAGGAGGATTTCAATATGAAAGTATGGCCAACAAATGCACAAGGGCAGGAAGAGGATATACCGGAGTTCTGAAGTTTTTCCCAACTGCTGAAGGTTATGTAGAGCCTTCAGGAAGTTCTTATAAATATATCTATCAATACAAAGATCACTTAGGTAACATACGATTGAGTTATACTAAAAATCCGGCAACCCAAGTTCTTACTATTATTGACGAGAATAATTATTATCCTTTTGGATTGAAACACAAGGGGTATAATGATTATGTAGCTGCTAGTAATAAGTATAAGTACAACGGGAAAGAACTCCAAGATGAACTAGGACTTAACATGTACGCAATGGATATTCGTCAATATGACCCAGCTATAGGTAGGTGGACAGTAATTGACCCCGTTACACATCATACAGAATCACCATATAGTGCATTTAATAATAACCCTGTATTTTGGAAAGACCCAAGTGGAGCAGATAGTCAAATATCAGATTTAGTTAAAAAACTTTGGGATTTGACGCCTGATGATGGCAATGTTTATACTTATACTTTTAATAATGAAGACCCAAAAAAGAAAACGACAACAGATGCAGGTCATGGTGATAAAACTGGCTGTTGTGTTGACCCTGGTACAATAGATGGTTCTGAATATGAAAAAGATTATGCCTTAAAAGTTGAACAATCCGTCAATAGTTGGTTAAATGAATGGGGTATAGATAATCAAAGTACTAGAACAGGGGACATAGATAAATCAGGACAAAAAAAAATTGCTTGGAGATTAAAAGCAGCTAAAAATCATGGTTCAATTATAATGGTTAGTATTCATATAGATTCAGGTGGTAAAGATGGTCTTTTTGCTATCTATGATAAAGATAATTTAGAATCTAAATCATTAGCTATGAAAATAGCAAGTAGTTACACATTTGGATTAGGAGACGCTGATGGCATTAAAGAGGATGTTAGAAATTTAGGTATAGTCCAAAGATTCTCCGGAAAAGCATCTGTTTTATTGGAATTAGGAGGTATTGCAAATAAAAACATGAGAGATAGAATAAATACTAACTCAAATTTGATGGGCTATGATATAGCAAGAGGTATGTATTTATACCTAAATGGAGTAGAACCGCCTACGCCCCAAACGAACAAAGCACCTGCAACAACATCACCATGGCCAGAAATGTTTAATCCTTTTAAATTTTAA
- a CDS encoding RHS repeat-associated core domain-containing protein: protein MSYTKNPATQVLTIIEENNYYPFGLKHKGYNDYVATSNKYKYNGKELQDELGLNMYDYGVRNYDPAIGRWMNIDPLAEISRRFSPYTYALDNPVFFIDPDGRKAEAGQSGNYYDWDEGIYKNKDTGEQVDANVAIASHTNDIDPPKKGSSWGDKFRSMADSASKWVDNAFGNDARQMADNASQWATDYSEAHSSIGAGDIWARQMEPIKELYELGLGATGVGISNTRSFAKFAPEGYTVAAEKFDYFFGKVNSSPDNMRRSLQNLSDLKEMGLASKGALIRMFNKAFSSGTEISTKFTPHGTTITKQVQVGEHALNVGFFYKAGNMDATPAVTTIIPKLKH, encoded by the coding sequence TTGAGTTATACTAAAAATCCGGCAACCCAAGTTCTTACTATTATTGAAGAAAATAATTATTATCCTTTTGGATTGAAACACAAGGGGTATAATGATTATGTTGCTACTAGTAATAAGTATAAGTACAACGGCAAGGAACTCCAAGACGAGTTGGGGCTTAACATGTACGATTATGGAGTAAGGAATTATGATCCTGCGATTGGGAGATGGATGAATATTGACCCATTAGCAGAAATATCAAGAAGATTCTCTCCATATACTTATGCACTTGATAATCCAGTATTTTTTATAGACCCAGATGGTAGAAAAGCTGAAGCTGGACAATCTGGAAATTATTATGATTGGGATGAAGGAATTTACAAAAATAAGGATACGGGAGAACAAGTAGATGCTAATGTGGCTATTGCAAGTCATACCAATGATATTGACCCACCCAAAAAAGGAAGTTCTTGGGGAGATAAATTTAGAAGTATGGCGGACTCAGCTAGTAAATGGGTTGATAATGCTTTTGGTAACGATGCTAGACAGATGGCAGATAATGCTAGTCAATGGGCAACGGATTATAGTGAAGCTCATTCGAGTATAGGTGCAGGTGATATTTGGGCTAGGCAGATGGAACCTATCAAAGAGCTTTACGAATTAGGCTTAGGTGCGACGGGTGTAGGAATATCAAATACCAGAAGTTTTGCAAAATTTGCACCAGAAGGCTATACTGTTGCGGCAGAAAAGTTTGATTATTTCTTTGGAAAAGTTAATTCTTCACCTGATAATATGAGAAGGTCTTTGCAGAATTTGAGTGATTTAAAAGAAATGGGCTTAGCTTCTAAAGGTGCGTTGATAAGAATGTTTAATAAAGCATTTTCTTCTGGGACTGAAATAAGCACGAAGTTTACTCCGCATGGAACAACAATAACAAAACAGGTACAAGTTGGTGAGCATGCGTTAAATGTAGGCTTTTTCTATAAAGCGGGCAATATGGATGCTACTCCAGCTGTAACAACTATTATTCCTAAATTAAAACATTAA
- a CDS encoding RHS repeat-associated core domain-containing protein, which yields MSYTKNPATQVLTIIDENNYYPFGLKHKGYNDYVPTSNKYKYNGKELQDELGLNFYDYGARNYDPALGRWMNVDPLAEQMRRHSPYNYAFNNPVYFLDPDGMAPDDWIQRKGKDGKSTFFFDASVKTQEQATAAYGNDVNIVKEGTKTMSMSDGKADGRYSYTYHNDGSVTDGNNQNVTFSDTKIETEGGTTIVNPAHKDGTFSGISMGGALGGGISLEAGIVNDPTGSSALYFSFGGNSGLGGGYGAKGGAITPTASNPFSVNDFAGKGNSFSAGIESPIGGYSIERGGTQGNSFSNYGTVTQDNARPYTYTAGSVGSKSSLSVGAMASETKTWIFKYN from the coding sequence TTGAGTTACACGAAAAATCCGGCAACCCAAGTTCTTACCATTATTGACGAGAATAATTATTATCCTTTTGGATTGAAACACAAGGGGTATAATGATTATGTACCTACAAGTAATAAGTATAAGTACAATGGAAAGGAGCTTCAAGACGAGCTGGGGCTTAACTTCTACGATTATGGAGCTAGGAATTATGACCCTGCGCTTGGTAGGTGGATGAACGTTGATCCGTTAGCGGAGCAAATGAGAAGACACTCACCTTATAACTATGCATTTAATAATCCTGTATATTTTCTTGATCCTGATGGAATGGCACCTGATGATTGGATACAAAGAAAAGGAAAAGACGGTAAAAGTACTTTTTTCTTTGATGCGAGTGTTAAAACGCAAGAACAAGCCACAGCCGCATATGGAAATGATGTTAATATAGTAAAAGAAGGTACTAAAACTATGAGTATGAGTGATGGTAAGGCTGATGGTCGTTATTCATATACATATCACAATGATGGTAGTGTTACCGATGGAAATAATCAAAATGTTACTTTTTCTGATACTAAGATTGAAACTGAAGGGGGTACAACTATTGTAAATCCTGCTCATAAAGATGGAACTTTTTCAGGTATCTCTATGGGAGGAGCACTTGGAGGAGGAATTTCTTTAGAAGCTGGAATTGTAAATGATCCTACAGGTAGTAGTGCTTTATATTTTTCTTTTGGAGGAAATTCAGGACTTGGTGGTGGTTACGGTGCTAAAGGAGGAGCTATAACTCCAACAGCTTCAAATCCTTTTTCCGTTAATGATTTTGCAGGAAAAGGAAATTCTTTTAGCGCGGGTATTGAATCTCCTATTGGTGGATATAGTATTGAAAGAGGCGGAACGCAGGGAAATAGTTTTTCGAATTATGGAACTGTGACGCAAGACAATGCACGACCATATACTTATACAGCAGGAAGCGTTGGCTCAAAGAGCTCGTTAAGTGTAGGAGCAATGGCTAGTGAAACAAAAACATGGATCTTTAAATATAATTAA